The Pectobacterium wasabiae CFBP 3304 DNA segment GCGAGCTGGGGACGGAAGATTTCGCCAAAACGATGCCGGAATACTGTGGTGTGATCTCCAAAAGCCCGACGGTGAAGGCCGTGAAAGCGAAGATTGAGGCTGAAGAAGGCCACTTTGACTTTGCTATTCTGGATCGCGTGGTGAGTGAGGCGCGGAATATTGATATCCGTGAGATCGCCGAGCAGACCAAGCAAGACGTGGTTGAGGTCGAAACGGTTGCGTCATTTGCGCCAACTGACGTGCTGCTGGATATTCGCGCGCCGGATGAACAGGACGATAAGCCGCTTCAACTGGATCAGATCGAAATCAAATCCTTACCGTTCTACAAGCTGGGTACACAGTTTGGCGATTTGGATCAGAGCAAAACCTACCTGCTTTACTGCGAGCGTGGCGTGATGAGCCGTTTGCAGGCGTTATATTTGCGTGAGCAAGGTTTCAGCAACGTGAAGGTATACCGTCCGTAATCTGAAAAGGCGCGCAAGCGCCTTTTTCATCTACGCTAATCGTGATAGTTATAAATTCCTGGCGGCAGAATGAGCTGTGCGGCGACCTCGGCGGCTTTTTCTTTCCCCAGCAGCAAATCAATGATCTTCAGAGCGAAATCCATACTGGTGCCAGGCCCTTGTGTGGTTAACAGATTCACGCGTGGATCGTAGACGACGCGTTTCTCCATCCATTTCTCTGGCGCTATACTCTCTTTGAATGTGGGATAGCCCGTCATGTTTCCTACGGGGAACAACTGATGATATTCAAGCACCAGAGCAGGCGTTGCGCACATGGCAGCGACAATTTTTCCTTCCAGATGTGTTTGGCGAATGCACTCCACCAGAATGGGGCTATCGCGGAAGCACTCCGCACCTTGTAGCCCGCCTGGTAACACCAGCACATCGAAAGGCCGATCGGCGACCATAGCCAGTGGTGCATCGGCCAGTAGCCTGACTCCGCGTGAGCAGACGATTTCGAGATTACCATCGCTGGCTACGCTGGCAAGTGTTACCTGAATGCCCGCGCGGACAAGCAAATCTATGGTGGTGACGGCCTCAATTTCTTCACTACCAGGCGCCAGACACACCAGTGCCGATGCGGTCATAATCGTTTTCCTTTTGCTTAATGTAGTCAAATAGACGGGCATTCTCGGGGAGCGTCAGGCCGTGGAGACGCGCACGGTGCAGTAAATACCCGGTAATATAGTCAATTTCGGTATGTCGTTGAGCGATGATGTCCTGCAACATCGATGAAGTATTTGCTGCGGTGTTCTGAATAATTTGATTAACGTAGAGCTGCAGACTGTCTCGCGATGTGTGGAAACCTTCCCGTTCCATGACATTGGCCACTTCCTGACAAAGTGAAGTAATCAGCTCTGGATATGCGGCAAGTTCGCCATTGGCACAGTGATATTTCACCGTCAGTGGATTGATGACGCAGTTAGCGGCCAGTTTGAGCCAGCAGGTCGCGCTAATATTGCTATGCCAGGCCACATCCGGTAAGGCCTGATGGAGTATTTCTGCCAAATGGCTTTGGCTGCTGTCTCCGTTAAACGTACCGATATGCGTCGTGCCTGCGGCAACGTGGACAACGTTGGTTGCGTCGCGCCGAGCCGCGTGGGTGGTGATACCGAGCACCAGCGGCTGCTGTAGTGACGGCAACTCTTCCCGCGTACCCATTCCGTTATGTAACAGCAGAATTGTGCAATGCGGGTTGAGTTGGGGCAACAGTACGGTAATGGCATCGGAAACTTGCCAGGCTTTTAGCGTGACCAGCAGTAGTTCGCTCTGGGCAAGATGATCAGGATCGTTAGCCGTTAGGTTGAGATTGCAGTGCTGGCCGTCCAACATGGTGACATTGACCGAACAATACGGTTGCGGAATGCGCAGCCATCCCTGGACATCATGTCCTTGTTGATGCAACGCGGCGAGCCAAAGTTGCCCCAGCGCGCCACAGCCAAGAACGGTGATTTTCATGTGCGTCTCCCTTATTTGATGCGGGCACTGTCGATCTCCTATCATAGGCTATCATTCACACCATCATTTTGTGTTATTCGGCCTGTTTACTTGTTATAGAGTAAAAATCGGGATCGTGTCTGGCATCTTGCTTATCGCAGAAGAGCGGTTATTATGCTCGCCAGCCAAATTTGTCAGGAGAGCGAATTATGCCATCTTTCGATATTGTTTCGGAAATTGATATGCAGGAAGTCCGTAACGCGGTGGAAAATGCGACGCGCGATCTGAGCACTCGCTGGGATTTTCGCAATGTTCCGGCCAGCTTTGAACTGAATGAGAAATCACAGAGCATTAAAGTGGCCAGCGAGTCTGATTTTCAGGTACAACAACTGGTTGATATTCTGCGTGAAAAGTTG contains these protein-coding regions:
- the yajL gene encoding protein deglycase YajL, with amino-acid sequence MTASALVCLAPGSEEIEAVTTIDLLVRAGIQVTLASVASDGNLEIVCSRGVRLLADAPLAMVADRPFDVLVLPGGLQGAECFRDSPILVECIRQTHLEGKIVAAMCATPALVLEYHQLFPVGNMTGYPTFKESIAPEKWMEKRVVYDPRVNLLTTQGPGTSMDFALKIIDLLLGKEKAAEVAAQLILPPGIYNYHD
- the panE gene encoding 2-dehydropantoate 2-reductase, encoding MKITVLGCGALGQLWLAALHQQGHDVQGWLRIPQPYCSVNVTMLDGQHCNLNLTANDPDHLAQSELLLVTLKAWQVSDAITVLLPQLNPHCTILLLHNGMGTREELPSLQQPLVLGITTHAARRDATNVVHVAAGTTHIGTFNGDSSQSHLAEILHQALPDVAWHSNISATCWLKLAANCVINPLTVKYHCANGELAAYPELITSLCQEVANVMEREGFHTSRDSLQLYVNQIIQNTAANTSSMLQDIIAQRHTEIDYITGYLLHRARLHGLTLPENARLFDYIKQKENDYDRIGTGVSGAW